In a single window of the Rhizobium tropici CIAT 899 genome:
- a CDS encoding thiol-disulfide oxidoreductase DCC family protein — protein sequence MSKSTISDHQGPIIVFDAMCVLCTANAQFVLRHDHHGRFRLASMQNETGIALYRRYGMDPADPDSLIIVDGAKVLRDSDAVLAIYAGLGWPWKAISVLRIIPRMLRDPIYLWLARNRYRIFGKRETCWLPTPEQASRIL from the coding sequence ATGAGCAAAAGCACCATCAGCGACCATCAAGGGCCGATCATCGTCTTCGACGCCATGTGCGTCCTGTGTACCGCCAACGCCCAGTTCGTGCTGCGCCATGACCATCATGGTCGTTTCCGTCTTGCCTCCATGCAGAATGAAACCGGCATCGCGCTCTATCGTCGCTACGGCATGGATCCCGCCGATCCCGACAGCCTCATCATCGTCGACGGCGCAAAGGTGTTACGCGACAGCGACGCGGTGCTGGCCATTTATGCCGGCCTCGGCTGGCCCTGGAAGGCGATTTCCGTGTTGCGCATCATACCTCGCATGCTGCGCGATCCGATCTACCTCTGGCTTGCGCGCAATCGCTACCGCATCTTCGGCAAACGGGAAACATGCTGGCTGCCGACGCCAGAGCAGGCGAGCCGCATCCTTTGA
- a CDS encoding SDR family oxidoreductase, with the protein MKRILVLGGYGGFGARLSRRLASDGFEVLVAGRNLEAAKALAARLPHAIGLQADRNGDISAILGEHRPFLLIDAAGPFQQSDDRVARACMEAGIHYIDLADARDFVGTISCLDEPAKVAGVNVISGASSVPALFGAVVANLARDMEEVRSIELSISASNRATASASVASAILSYVGRPVRLWRGRRWQEATGWHLLKRETYVVSDHRPLRRLVALADVPDHDLLVESFAGRPSVIFRAGPEFAFQTLALWLLSWPVAWGWLTSLRKISRFLLPMQRLTARLGSARSAVTIEIKGIEQGAMKARRWTLIAEDGDGVEIPTLPAQLLARALRDGRLPPGARHAGGLLSLEDFRSLFRDLAIIEETTEAPYTPLYQRVMGPAFAHLSEPVRAMHHVFGDGGAKGEAVVTRGRSPLARLVAKIFGFPAAGKHVLHVSFEENNGIEEWTRDFSGRRFLSHLSEENGRLVERFGPFRFAFDLPIVGNGLSMEMRHWSFLRIPLPLFLAPQSIAHEWAEDDRFHFDVPIALPLIGPVVHYRGWLRRID; encoded by the coding sequence TTGAAAAGAATCCTCGTTCTCGGCGGTTATGGCGGGTTCGGCGCGCGACTGTCGCGGCGCCTTGCCAGCGACGGCTTCGAGGTTCTGGTCGCCGGGCGCAATCTCGAAGCCGCGAAGGCGCTCGCCGCTCGATTGCCGCATGCGATTGGTCTGCAAGCCGATCGAAATGGCGATATCTCTGCGATACTCGGCGAGCACAGGCCCTTTCTGTTGATCGATGCGGCAGGTCCCTTCCAGCAAAGCGATGACAGAGTTGCGCGAGCCTGCATGGAGGCCGGTATCCACTACATCGATCTTGCCGACGCGCGCGATTTCGTCGGCACGATCAGCTGCCTCGATGAACCGGCCAAGGTGGCCGGCGTCAATGTCATCTCCGGTGCGTCCAGCGTGCCGGCGCTCTTCGGCGCCGTAGTGGCGAACCTTGCCAGGGACATGGAGGAGGTTCGTTCGATAGAACTGTCGATCAGCGCCTCCAATCGGGCGACCGCCAGCGCCTCGGTTGCATCAGCGATCCTGAGTTACGTCGGCAGGCCGGTGCGGCTCTGGCGCGGCCGGCGCTGGCAAGAGGCGACCGGCTGGCACTTGCTGAAGCGCGAAACCTATGTGGTCTCTGACCATCGACCTCTGCGCCGGCTGGTGGCGCTGGCCGACGTGCCGGATCACGATCTGTTGGTCGAAAGCTTTGCCGGACGGCCCAGTGTCATCTTCCGGGCTGGGCCGGAATTCGCCTTTCAGACGCTGGCACTCTGGTTACTGTCCTGGCCTGTTGCCTGGGGTTGGCTGACATCGCTCAGGAAGATCAGCCGCTTTCTGCTGCCAATGCAACGCCTGACAGCGAGGCTTGGCTCCGCGCGCTCGGCTGTAACGATCGAGATCAAGGGCATTGAGCAAGGCGCCATGAAGGCTCGCCGTTGGACTCTGATTGCCGAAGATGGCGACGGCGTGGAAATTCCCACGCTTCCGGCGCAGTTGCTGGCGCGGGCGTTGCGCGACGGCCGTCTTCCACCCGGCGCCCGTCATGCCGGCGGGTTGCTGTCGCTTGAGGATTTCCGGAGCTTGTTTCGCGATCTGGCAATCATCGAGGAAACGACGGAAGCACCCTATACGCCGCTCTATCAGCGTGTCATGGGTCCTGCGTTCGCGCATCTTTCCGAGCCGGTACGTGCGATGCACCATGTCTTCGGCGATGGCGGCGCCAAAGGAGAGGCAGTCGTCACCCGCGGGCGTTCTCCTCTTGCCCGGCTGGTCGCGAAAATATTCGGCTTTCCCGCAGCCGGGAAGCACGTGCTGCATGTCTCCTTCGAGGAAAACAACGGCATCGAAGAATGGACGCGGGATTTTTCCGGCCGGCGCTTCCTCAGCCATTTGAGCGAAGAGAATGGCCGCCTCGTCGAACGCTTCGGCCCCTTCCGCTTTGCATTCGATCTTCCCATCGTTGGCAACGGGCTCAGCATGGAGATGCGACACTGGTCATTCCTGCGCATTCCGCTACCGCTCTTTCTGGCGCCCCAAAGCATCGCTCATGAATGGGCGGAGGACGACCGCTTCCACTTCGATGTCCCGATTGCCCTGCCGCTCATCGGCCCAGTCGTTCATTATCGAGGTTGGCTGAGGCGGATTGATTGA
- a CDS encoding GNAT family N-acetyltransferase, with protein MASSKAEFPTLVTERLRLREASMDDRDDFHALISIPEVTRFSNWVDAPKMAQIERSLRWMIKIFPKGTGCSWIIEDRVSGQLLGAIRFNSFDKHARCAELGYELHPSAWGKGLMSEAARAVVRCGFDVFSLNRIEAWTLPGNAASDRVLEKAGFQYEGTLRQKARFKEAFHDFRMFGCLAGDQK; from the coding sequence ATGGCGTCTTCAAAAGCCGAGTTTCCCACACTCGTCACCGAGCGGCTGCGGCTTCGGGAAGCAAGCATGGACGACCGCGACGATTTCCATGCGCTGATTTCGATTCCGGAGGTCACGCGATTCTCGAATTGGGTGGATGCGCCGAAAATGGCGCAGATCGAGCGCTCTTTGCGATGGATGATCAAAATCTTCCCCAAGGGAACGGGTTGCTCATGGATCATCGAGGATCGGGTTTCCGGCCAATTGCTCGGAGCCATTCGCTTCAACAGCTTCGATAAGCATGCCAGATGCGCAGAACTGGGCTATGAACTGCATCCCTCCGCCTGGGGCAAGGGGCTGATGAGCGAAGCCGCGCGCGCCGTCGTCCGATGCGGTTTTGATGTCTTTTCGCTCAATCGCATCGAAGCCTGGACGTTGCCGGGAAACGCTGCGTCCGACCGGGTTCTGGAAAAAGCGGGCTTTCAATATGAGGGCACGCTGCGGCAGAAGGCGCGGTTCAAAGAAGCCTTCCACGATTTCCGCATGTTCGGCTGTCTGGCCGGCGATCAAAAGTAG